A window of Choristoneura fumiferana chromosome 8, NRCan_CFum_1, whole genome shotgun sequence contains these coding sequences:
- the LOC141430061 gene encoding prolactin-releasing peptide receptor-like has product MNSTFGYSALRHNLSGKTRNASLPHPDDFENIIDSKWVQTGFCIVYTVIFVLGLLGNTLVCFVVIRNKAMQTVTNLFITNLALSDILLCIFAVPFTPLYSFHGIWSWGSLLCHIMPFAQGCSVYISTLTLMSIAIDRFFVIIYPFRPRMKIGTCVTVIFMIWTFAVTVTMPYAIFMTYYEADQYCEETWPSEQFRQLFGSVTSIMQFVLPFIVIAFCYTCVSFKLNDRAKAKAVAKNTRKEEIDKNRKRRTNQMLIAMVTIFGMSWLPLNVINLCNDYYMYAIHWKYYLVAFFTCHVVAMSSTCYNPFIYAWMNENFRKEFKQLLPCMDRSAHLRANIQLDPMGPSEKTFNGNTTTDSYLSSQRGTSFRNKRKPSAAADVERSGVELNEDLLTVDVKHCHISTSYNLRRESVKLRLINEESFDCTPPQSQF; this is encoded by the coding sequence ATGAACAGCACGTTTGGCTACTCCGCCTTGCGGCACAACCTCTCTGGCAAGACACGCAACGCTTCGCTACCCCACCCCGACGACTTCGAAAACATCATCGACAGCAAATGGGTTCAAACCGGCTTCTGCATAGTCTACACCGTTATCTTCGTCCTCGGACTATTAGGGAACACCCTAGTTTGCTTCGTTGTTATAAGGAACAAAGCCATGCAGACCGTCACTAATCTCTTCATCACCAACTTGGCTCTGTCAGACATATTGCTGTGCATTTTCGCCGTCCCCTTTACTCCGCTCTACTCGTTCCACGGCATTTGGAGCTGGGGCTCTCTCCTATGCCACATTATGCCTTTTGCACAAGGTTGCAGCGTATACATATCTACATTGACACTTATGTCTATAGCTATCGATAGATTCTTTGTGATTATTTACCCATTCAGACCTAGAATGAAGATAGGGACGTGTGTCACAGTTATTTTTATGATATGGACGTTTGCTGTGACTGTGACGATGCCTTACGCTATATTTATGACGTACTATGAAGCCGATCAGTACTGCGAAGAAACTTGGCCCTCTGAACAGTTTAGGCAATTGTTCGGTTCCGTAACATCGATCATGCAATTTGTGTTGCCGTTTATAGTAATCGCTTTCTGCTACACTTGCGTAAGTTTCAAGTTGAACGACAGAGCCAAAGCGAAAGCCGTAGCGAAGAATACTCGGAAAGAGGAAATAGACAAGAATAGAAAACGTCGGACGAATCAGATGTTGATAGCCATGGTGACAATCTTCGGTATGTCATGGCTCCCACTGAACGTGATAAATTTGTGCAATGATTACTACATGTACGCTATACATTGGAAGTATTACCTGGTAGCGTTTTTCACGTGTCACGTGGTAGCGATGTCGTCGACGTGTTACAATCCCTTCATTTACGCTTGGATGAACGAGAATTTTCGAAAGGAGTTCAAGCAGTTATTGCCTTGTATGGACAGGTCGGCTCATTTGAGGGCTAACATTCAGTTGGATCCAATGGGTCCATCAGAGAAGACGTTCAATGGGAATACGACGACGGATAGTTACTTGAGTTCTCAGAGGGGAACATCGTTTAGGAACAAGAGGAAGCCGAGCGCTGCTGCCGACGTGGAGAGGAGTGGGGTCGAACTGAACGAAGATCTTCTAACGGTGGACGTGAAACACTGCCATATCTCAACAAGTTATAACTTGCGCCGCGAGTCTGTCAAGCTTCGCCTCATCAACGAGGAGTCGTTCGACTGCACGCCGCCGCAGAGTCAATTCTAA